DNA sequence from the Pomacea canaliculata isolate SZHN2017 linkage group LG7, ASM307304v1, whole genome shotgun sequence genome:
ATACTTATTGCCAGAAGAAGGGATTTATGTGAGAATGTATAATTGTTATAAATGTGTGACATGTGACTGAtgtgactgtattttatttagtgtAGTAATTAGAAGAGTTTCTAACAAAGtaatgtgtctgtgtctgttttaAACTGAAGTGGACAATACATTGTATTGAATGTATATGGTTACAATACTGGATATCTCTTCTTCATGCCATATTTCCTCACATGATACAGCCAGCCATTACAATACTGAATCCTTCATgtggaaaaaacaaattaaagtaacaaactgaattaaaaaaaaaaattcagactaCTAAGGGAGATAAATCCTGTAAACATTTTTGGCTTTCCTACCCATGTTTACGGGTCAGCCTTGCGCTCGTTAAGCTGATAATTCTcataactttatatttttgattttaGCATCTAGTCCATCAAAGAACTCCCCAGCTGGTTCATCTAAAACTAATTCCTGATCTTAAAAACAAGCAGATGACTGTCTGCCTGTTTGCCTGACAAGTAGGATCCATGAAATAACCCGAGTTATGTGATGTTACAAGTCCTGAGGCCACAGTAACCTCTGTATTTATAAAGTGGGAAACTCTCTCAAGAAAACTTTTACGAAGactattaaaaatacaaagttaCACCAAATAACTGCAAAACTGTAAAGGAAAGTTAAATCAGAAGGACATAGGGAATACAATGGCTACATTGTGTGCCACACACGTGTTCATGAAAATAGTTATTTGAGGTTCATTATTCGAAGACAAGATTTACACAACCTTCGACATCGAGTAGCTGTAGACAGATTTTATTGCTTGGTTGTAAATCCTTTCAACAGATGTTATCAGTCCTTTGATTTTATAAAAGAGGTTTTACCGGTTCTTCGTTTGCTATGTGCTTTAAATGTTGTGTGTTTGGTCTTAGTTTGCAGGACTTTGTGCCAGGGAAGTCGGCTATAATTATACAATACTTTGTTTGTTCTAGTGTAAGAACCTCTCACAAACAACACAGAAGACAAAAGTTGCATAATTAGGTGTAGAAACTTTGGGGTTCAACTCATCGCCGAGACAACAACTTTGCACTCACAGATACAAATGTGTCTTAGTCAAAACATCTGTTGCCATGTAATGTCAGTTTGTTACCTGTGTGAATGCACGGTTTGAATGTaatggcttttttttctgtttaatcttTGATTTTAAACTTCTGAGTATTCTTCGTGTTTAATGAGATCCATGAATGGACATATCCAGGCCCGTTCTCagccccgcggggcccgaggcaaagggcatgtgcggggccctcacgccacgatcacacggttttagttgggatctaaagtcacttttttcctcagggatatctcgtctttatcattgacagcacactgcatacacattacaacataagcctcgattaatttatttgtaacgttcgtcaataggttacaatcaaaagcgcggggccccttgaagcgcggggccctaggcagatgcctcgtccgcctgcccctaagcacggccctggacATATCACAACAAAACACATGAGGTCAAACCTTAAAGAAATGCTTTATTATCTATTTGTCTATCTTTCCATCTATACATCCATGTTGTCTCTGCGGTACCAAGTCAGAAGTTCAAAAGTGTGACGTCCTCCTTTAATAGTTCTTACTTTCCTTATGCGGCTAATACCTCTAACTAATactactctctttctctcgttatTCCCTTCTATCtcacttctctccctctccctctctctctctctctcatgcaaaCACAACTTGAAGAAGCTTATGACTAGaaaattttcatgaaaaatactTATTTGAACTGCTGAGATGTGACCCCACCCCAGCCAGCAAggaccaaccaaccaaccaaccaacaaccaaccaaccaaccaaccaaccaaccaaccaaccaaccaaccaaccaaccaaccaaccaaccaaccaaccaaccaaccaacaaccaacccaaacaaaacaaaacaaacaaaacaaacaaacaacaaacaaacaaacaaacaaacaaacaaacaaacaaacaccgaGTTTGCTGAGAGGACACTGCCCACCCTTCCCTGCTGTTCTCTCTTCCATGTGCATGCGATCAAAAGGGTGTAGATATGTTGGGAGGTGAAATATGTTGGCGAGTACAATATTGTCAACTATCTTTGCCTCACTACAAAAGCATGTTAAGATTAGCGAAcaatcaaaaaagaaacaagctgtTGAGAGAGCTGGCCGTTCCCACACTTCATTCTATGGGACTGTCGCGTGTTTTCAGTATCAGAGAGACCGTCTACAGCagcaaaaactgttttattgtgGTCGAGATAGGACTAACGTTTCAGTTTCTCGATAAGGAGACCCTCTCTCACTCCTGAATTTTAATCATCTGGTGCAGTGTGGAGTTGTCTTTTGTTCACGGTCGTCGCCACCACCGCCATTCCTTCCTGTTTATTAAAGTCGATCGCCGGCATTGCGAAGGACGTTGCAGGAGCGACAACGGCGACACAATAACGTATGTCGacacgacagacagacagacgagtTCTTTCTGAGCACCATGCCACTGTTTCGACTGCTGATTTTCATCAGTCTCATTGCAGGTAAGATACATAcaatattgtttattaattCTGTTTCACTTCTAAACGGTTAAAAAGGTCAGAGCACGACTACAGTGTTGACGACTGTGTCGAGGTCACAGAAGGTGGGAGAGACATTTCAATGCCTTCCTGccaaagtgtttgttgttgttggctggTGAGCGGGAAACTTGTGCAGACATGTAAGAGTgaacttgtgtgtatgtgtacgcgcgcgtgcttgtgtgtgtaattacatgtgtgtgtgtgcgcgcgtacgtgcgtgtatgtttttggatctctgtgtgtgtacgcgctTGCTTGCGCTTGTATGTGTCTGCGTCTGTATgcgtgtacatgtttgtgtctgagtttattttttctttgcgttagagaaagagacaagaaagagTGTGGAGATCGGGTATCACTATAGACACAActattacatttaattttagtaaattttacatttttttttatcaaaagcaGAAATGGCAGCCTCAACGCAACCGTTAATGTCATCCTTGGTAACACAAGgtaaatttagttttctttcgGTTAGTCATATGTCAGGATTTTTTTGAGTTTACTAAAGGTGCCAAACGACACTGaatttctgaaagaaatttGCAATATctacacattaaaaaatctctttatctttctttttactttttcttaaaatttagaaatcgtgcaagtgtgtgtgtgtgtgctcgcgcacGAGTGTAcgtgtgagtgagaaaaaaaactgacaatgtTATATAGGGCTAACAATCGCCACAGATGGTTTTAGAAAattattctttacttttgttcaTTGAAAGCAGAAATGGCACCTTCAGAACAAGAGATAACTTCAACATTAATGACACAAGGTAACTTTCACTTGATTAGTcctttatatacttttttcttgGCTTCTTGTAGTTTACTACGCTATATAATACTTTCTAATCATctacaaaatgttaattttttggttgtttgcttttttgtactgtttttttgtgttcataCAGTAGTTTAGGTAATGTATGtgcgtctgtatgtgtgtatatatatatattgaaaagagacgagtgtgtgtttgtttgtgaggtGTAAGAGGGAATAAGAGAAGAATGGCAGTGTATAATATGGGTGACAGAAAAGACAACCACTACAGATATTTTTAGTACATTATGatgtatttttcaattttttaaatagaaatgcCAACGTCAGCACAACCGGTAAAATCATCAACGATTAAACAAGgtgctctttatttttttacttattctgGAATATGTAATGAGTCTTTTGTTGTCTGTTAATGGCATCCAACGACGCGGTATTCCTTACATACATAGCAATAATCTACAGAAAGTTAAGGTTTGCATGTACTACTTTATagctgtgtgtgtacatgtgtgtgtgtgtgataacaGAGACTAGAGACAGTGTGTTATGCAACTGATAGGAGGGACAATCACCACAAACAATTATATAAATccctctatattttttttagcacaaATGACATCGTCAACACAACTGTTACTATCATCGGTTATAACGCAAGGTATTGTTTTATTAGTCTtaaatttgtcatttatttagctttgtatttttcaatgtgttagagagcgagagagataagaatcagtttgtgtgtgagagagagaaggacctTATATGTGGTGGAAGGGTAAAACAATAGTCACAGATGATTATGGTAATGTCGTCTACACTTTTGTCTGGTAAAAGCAGAAACATCACCGTTGTCATCATTTACATTCACTTCGCTATCTGCCGAAGAAAAATGGGAAGAGACAACCGTGATGCCAATATTATTAACATCACCAATACCCACATCATTAACAACACAAGGTAAGTTtgctattctttattttgtgaaagttaCTGCGCTCTCCTGAATTCTTTCTGGAGTCAAGGctatttattaaatatgttttatatgtaatagagaatgctatttttaattttgttttctcttacaaatatttcttttacttttttttagttataaTGTAATTCAATGGTAAACTTTTTATCTGTGACCCTGTGAGTATATTTCTTTCtgagtgagagagcgagagaaaaagaaaaaaccaagaGTGTTATTTATCTTACAAGAGAGACAAATTGCACAGATGATTTAGTTATATCATGAATACTTTCGTAAAATCATCATATATTATTAGTTTTACACGTAGCGTatatgagtattttttttttttttttagtgtgttaGACAGCGAGAGAGATAAGAATCAGTTTGTTGTTTGGGTGACGAAAGGGAGAGTCACTACAGATGACTGAAGTAAATTTTGCTACATCTTTGtgtatcaaaagcaaaaatggCAAGGTTAACACCACCATTAGTAACAATagtgataaaacaaaatacattttatttgttggtcctaaaaatttcaaactttttgtgatttgttaGCGGAGTCTAAGCCTCCTTAAAGAACGTTgcaatagtttacaaaaaaaattatgtgcttACAAGATAATTTTAGTAAATTCTGTTACCATTTagcattaaaaatagaaaccacCACACCAACAAGGACGCTATTATCATCAATGTTAGAACAAAGTAATTTTAGTTTTCTCTCGGTTAGGATTAATTATGTCATAAAATTTTGTTGCATGTTAATGCAGCTCTTTAAGTTATATTCCTGGAAAAGATTCAATAATCTACatgaaattttagttttatttgcttgCCTTTTAAAATTGCGAACGATAAATAAGTAATAATGAAATCGCTTTATATGTCTCCGCGTTTGTATTTGTgagtgaggaagagagaaaaaagattgaCAGGAGAAACAAAGGCTACCTAtgattttagaaat
Encoded proteins:
- the LOC112567659 gene encoding platelet glycoprotein Ib alpha chain-like isoform X1; the encoded protein is MPLFRLLIFISLIAAEMAASTQPLMSSLVTQEMAPSEQEITSTLMTQEMPTSAQPVKSSTIKQAQMTSSTQLLLSSVITQAETSPLSSFTFTSLSAEEKWEETTVMPILLTSPIPTSLTTQDISPTAQLSSLTYILSAIEGGTTAIPSFRPSSTTPQTTTQTSTMSTIVTRKTSIGSTLS
- the LOC112567659 gene encoding uncharacterized serine-rich protein C215.13-like isoform X3, whose protein sequence is MPLFRLLIFISLIAAEMAASTQPLMSSLVTQEMAPSEQEITSTLMTQEMPTSAQPVKSSTIKQAQMTSSTQLLLSSVITQETSPLSSFTFTSLSAEEKWEETTVMPILLTSPIPTSLTTQDISPTAQLSSLTYILSAIEGGTTAIPSFRPSSTTPQTTTQTSTMSTIVTRKTSIGSTLS
- the LOC112567659 gene encoding platelet glycoprotein Ib alpha chain-like isoform X4, which codes for MPLFRLLIFISLIAAEMAASTQPLMSSLVTQEMAPSEQEITSTLMTQEMPTSAQPVKSSTIKQAETSPLSSFTFTSLSAEEKWEETTVMPILLTSPIPTSLTTQDISPTAQLSSLTYILSAIEGGTTAIPSFRPSSTTPQTTTQTSTMSTIVTRKTSIGSTLS
- the LOC112567659 gene encoding platelet glycoprotein Ib alpha chain-like isoform X5, which translates into the protein MPLFRLLIFISLIAAEMAASTQPLMSSLVTQEMAPSEQEITSTLMTQEMPTSAQPVKSSTIKQETSPLSSFTFTSLSAEEKWEETTVMPILLTSPIPTSLTTQDISPTAQLSSLTYILSAIEGGTTAIPSFRPSSTTPQTTTQTSTMSTIVTRKTSIGSTLS
- the LOC112567659 gene encoding platelet glycoprotein Ib alpha chain-like isoform X2, which produces MPLFRLLIFISLIAEMAASTQPLMSSLVTQEMAPSEQEITSTLMTQEMPTSAQPVKSSTIKQAQMTSSTQLLLSSVITQAETSPLSSFTFTSLSAEEKWEETTVMPILLTSPIPTSLTTQDISPTAQLSSLTYILSAIEGGTTAIPSFRPSSTTPQTTTQTSTMSTIVTRKTSIGSTLS